The genomic segment GGCAATTAAGTCAAATGAAACTACGCTGTAATTCAAGCTCTGCCCTGTGTGGGTTGAATGACCTTGGATAAGTCTCCTCACTACTTTTGACTTCAGATTCCTTTCCTGAGAGAATGTTCTCTTCACAGGACCAGGGTGAAGATTCCAAAAAATGTAGAACACTTGAGACAAATTAGGCATTCAAACATCAGCCAGCCACCCCAACCACCTCTCCCGCCACAACAAGCAACTGTTGGCTAACTCCAGGTGGGTGTCAGAGCACTTTCCTACCCCCAGAAACTGTtcatcttctccagccccacagctgGATCTTGTGCCAGAAGCCACCTCCTCCACTGCCCAAGGTCATACCTTTCCAAGACGTGCGTTTGCCCTCAGGGGTCCATGGTGAGAACACCAGATGGCCTTGGAGGAGACCGCTCACATCAGGCCAGAGCAGGGGCGACAGCGTGGTAAGAACAACCTGGAGACTTTCCTAAAGGTTCCTGCCCCCCAGCAGAAACAGCTTCAAGTTTTTCCATGGGGCTTTGGGGACCTCTAGTGGTCAGAGAACCACACTGCCCCTACCTATGACCAGAGGGAAGTCCCTGCTCAAAGAGCCCAGGGACTCCAAGTCCTCCTCTTAGGTTCCGCATTCCCGTTTACTGAGCTCCACTGCTTGCCAGGCTCTGCTCTAGGCACTGAGGATGCAGCCATGACAAGTCAGACCCAAGAACCCGGGGGCTCACAGTTTCCAAGTTCCACCATCCCACAGTCAGGCCAGACAAAAGCACATAAATGTCCAACTCAGTCTTTATTGACTGCTTTACCTTGGGGCCACCAGTGCTAACAGTTGTGGGGGGGCCCACCTTTATTCAGGTCAAGGACCCTAGAGCACCCCCCTCAGAAGACAACAAATCCAGTTACAGAACTTACATGGCAGTTGGGAGGAGTGGAAAGGGGCACAGTATGTACAGAGACCTAAGGGGACGGTGGAGGTTCTTCAGCAACCGGGCCTGGTGGTGCTGAAGAGGGAAACGAGGTGCGTCAGCCACTGATCTGGACCCCCTCGGCCTCAGCCAGAGGGTAGATCTCGATGGCCTCCACCAGGGGCAGAGCCTCCACTGCAGTCTCCATCACAGCCAGGCCGACAGCGGCTTCAGCCTCTGCCAGCTGCTGCCGCACAGctgcctggtgctgctgctggtgggTCTTGCGGTGCTTCCACAGGTTGGAGAAGGAGCGGTAGCTCTTGCCACAGTCGGGGCACGAGTAGGGCCGTTCACCCGTGTGGATGCGGCGATGTTCTGCCAAGCGCATGGAGATGGCGAAGGCCTTGCCACACACTTCACAGGCGAACGGCCGCTCGCCGGTGTGCAGGCGGCGGTGGTCCTTCAGGTGGGTGCTCTGGCGGAAGGCCTTGCCACAGTCCGGGCAGGGGTATGGCCGCTCGCCGGTGTGGATGCGCCGGTGCACCTGCAGCGATGTCTCTGTGCTGAACAGCTTCTTGCACTCGCTGCACTCCAGGCCGCGACGTCGGGCGGGGGCCGCAGGGGTGGCAGGGGCCACGCTCCCGAGGGGCGGCGGGGAGGCAATGGGTGTGCGTGCAGCCCGCGGGGCCCGAGGGGCCGGGGGCTCCTTAGCCAGGACCTCGCCTGGCCCAGCCGCCGCGTGGGCAGCCTCGTGCGCCTGCAGCCGAGCGGCCGAGCCCACCTTCTTGCCACACGTGCCGCACTCAAAGCGCCGCGGGGCCTGGGCGGCAGCAGCTGCACAGCGGTGCTCCCGCAGGCGCAGCGAGGAGGGGAAGGCAGCACCACAGGACGAGCAGCGGTGGGGCTGGCGCCCGGCGTGGGCCACCAGCTGGTGCACCTCCAGCAGCCGGCGCAGCAAGAAGGAGCGGGGGCACTCGCGACACTTGTAGGGGTACTCGCCCGTGTGGTGGTAGCGGTGCATGAGCAGGCGGTAGGGCCGGTGGAAGCGCACCCCGCACTCCTGGCAGCGGTATGGGAAGTGCTGGGCGTGCACCAGCCGGTGCTGCCGCAGCGTGGAGCTCTGGGTGAAGGCCTTGCCGCAGTCCCCACAGCGGTAGGGCCGCTCACCGGTGTGGGTGAGGCGGTGGCGGGCCAGGTTGGCGGGCGAGTTGAAGGGCTTGGAGCAGTCCGGGCAGGGGAAGGGCCGCTCGCCCGTGTGCGTGCGCAGGTGGTTACGCACGTGCGACTTCTTCTTGAACATCTTGCCGCAGATACTACACTTATGGCGCCGTTCCAGCCGGTGCACAAAACGCTGGTGCCGGGTCAGCTGCAGCGCCTTGCCAAACTCGCGACTGCAGAGGAGGCAGCGGTAGGTGCCTGGGGCGGTGGGCTCAGCTGAGCTCTCCTCGGCCACGGGGGGCTCCGGGGCCTCCGGCTCTCCAGTCTCTGCTGGGGCTGGCTCAGGAAAGCCAAGGATGGGCTCCTCTGGGGGGactggtgttgtgggcagaggGACACCCCCAACCCCGTGGGTACGCCGGTGATAAAGGAATTTGGTGAGGTTGACAAAGGTCTTTCCACACGGACACGAATGCAGAGGATTGGGGGTGTGGGCTCGCCGGTGGGCCAGGAGGAGGGCCTCTGTGCCAAAggccaggccacagtccacgcACAGGAAATGAGACTCACTGCTGTGGTCTCCAAGGTGCTGGTCCAGACTGGAAGGGCTGGGGAAGACACGACTGCACAGGGGGCACTTGAAGACACCCTCCCGGTGACTCCGCAGGTGCTGCTGTAGCTGGTGAGGTGAGAGAAAGAGCTGGTCACAGGCTGAGCAAAAGAGCTCCTGGGTGGCTGCCCCGCCTGGCTCTCCGCTGTTGTTCCTCCGCGCCCTGCGCCCCCGGCGATCGCGCCCGAGGGCTTCCCCGTTGCGCAGCTCATAACTGTGGTCAGAGGAGGGCACGGGCTCAGGCTGAGACACAGGCACCTCCACCGGCGCTGGGGTCAGAGTCTCCTGCTGCAAGACGGGCTCCTCAGACTCCGGGGCAGGAGCAGGGAAGTGGGTGGCCTGATGCTCCAGGAAGTCGGCTGGCAGCTGGAAGAGCTGTGAGCACTCCGAACACTTGTAGAGGAGCAGCTCCACCTCGGTCACCACCTCAGTGGTGGTGGCAGCAGCAGACGGGACAgctgccccttccccaccctcttcTGCTTTGCGGTATGAGTGCTCCACAGCCACGCGGGTCTGGCCCACAGGGGACCCCACGACAACTGGGGACCCCAGGACAACTGGAGTCGGAGGCTTGGTGGGAGTGGCCCGGAGGTGTGTCTGCCGGTGGTTCAGCCAGAGCTCCTGGCTGGCAAAGAGAGCCTTGCAATCCACACACTCATAGTGGATGGTACTGGAACTCAGGGCAGGTGCCTTGGGTGCTGGCTCAGCTGGCACTGCCTCCTGGGGTGCCATCATCTTCAGGTGCAGCTCCTGGTGCTCCAGGAGCTGGCTGGGTGACATGAGCAGCTGCCCACACTCCAAGCACTGGTACTGGCTCTCCTGGACGAGGGTCTGATAGAGGCCCGTGCCAGAAGCTGCCTCTGCAGCCACAGTGACTCCGGGGTCAGCCACACCCACGAGCTCAAAGTGCTGCTGGGGCACATGGGAGTTCTGATGCATGAgcacctcctccagggatccaTAGAGCTGGTTGCACTCAGAGCAGACATAGCGGTGCTCAATGTACAGGACCGTTTCCTCTGACTCCTCAGTCATGACGGTGGCAACACCCTGGGCTGGGAGATGTGGGGACAAATCATATCTAAGTCACTGcttcctcagtccttcccagggaCAACTCTTTCCCTTTATCACTCCTCTACCAAAACCCTAGATTTATTTCCCCATCTAACTTTTTGCTTCCATATTTCTACGCCACCCCACTCCCTAACAACCCTTCCTCTCCTGAACACACAAGAACACCAAGCACAAAACCTTTCCCCCCGTCCCTTCCCAGTCAATCTACCTAAACCTCATCTCTGAATCAACTCGCATTAAATTCCCACCACCAGATCCTTGCAACCTGTTGACTCTCTTCATTCTCCTGCCGCACAGCTGGCCCAAGGCCCCAACCTACCACATAGGAACCTCTTCAGTCAGTACTTCCTCTACTGACTCCTTACCAACACACTACCCCATCCCTACCCCACATGCCCAGGAGAGTCCTCACACAGGCATGGACCACCCACTTCTCACAGCTCGCTCCTCCTCTGCTTCCACCCCCAGGTTCTCTTTCTCTTTACACCTCAACCACTCAGACTGTCCCAATGCCCGGCCACTTTCAGCACCTTTTCATGGTTCAACCCCGCTCCTCTGCACATAGCCCATCACCCACTAACCTTCTCCCTTTGGTGTCCAGGTTCCTCACATCAATAAACTTTTCTCACATTGGCCTAACCCATGTCCACCCCCAGACGTTGCCCACCTTAACCACTTTCCCATGATTCCCAGGTCCCTCTCTTCAAATTACTTAACTCCCTCTATACATTAAGGCCCTTTCCCACAACCCTAATAGTCTACCCAGAACTTCTAGACTTATTTTCACAAAAGACAGCCAGAACTTTCTTCACACTTagacccctcccaccaccctaaCTCATTCTCCAGAGCACCCAGACACTCATCGCATTAATCCTCTACCTCTTCTGTGCACTGAGACCTCACCCACAATTCTAAGTCCCTCTGGGGGTACCCAGCCCCCTCTTCGTACTGACTTAAGCCCCCCTTCTTCATAGACAACCATCCTGGACAATTGAGGGATTCCCAGAACCTCTCTCCACATATTCTTCTTCGCAAAAAAGACCCTTCCCATCCTAACTTATTCTTGGGATACCCAGATCCTTCTTTAAAAAAGACCCACCCTCACCCTAATCCTTCCAGGGACagacccccgcccctcccccacattACTAATCTGACCTTTTCTTCCTTGCAGAAAGACCCCATTCCTCCCACCCTAACCCATTCTAGGGACGCCTAGACACCCTTCTTCATATCAATCTAAGCCCCTCTTATCTGCAGAAGACCCAACCCCACCCTAACCCACTGCAGGGATGCTCAGATCCCCTCTTGATACCCAAATTCCTCTTTTCTGCAAAAAGATCCCACACATACTCTATCCAAGAATATCCAGACTACTCTTCATCATAATGGCTTAGATTCCTTTCCCACATACTCCTCCCACTGTCCAAATCTCATTAAGAATACCTAAACCTTGCATCAGCACCCTAACCCTGACAGCCAGCCAGATCCTCCTTCCTAACAACCCAAGCCCCTCTCATCAGCCTATTAACCTTGGGGCTACCCagaccccctgccccaccctagACACACAGATCACTCTCACCACCCTAAAATCCTCCAGGGACGCCCAATTCCTACTCTTCACCTTGACCTAATTCCTGGTACTTTCCAAAAAGACTACTTCTCAAGTTACTCGATAAACACGAAGACCACAGTTTCATATAACATAAAACTTCTTTACACAGAGACCCATTCTCAGGTCTCAACCCATTCCAAGAGTGCTCAACGCTCCCCGCtcgccctccctccccacatacTTTGGTTTAACTCTTCACATTAATGTAACTCATCCCCATCCTTCACACTGGGACCTCCACCTCGCCCTAAATCTCCCTTCTAGGCATATCCATTTCCTGGTATCTTTTCACACTTAAGACCTAACTCATGAGCCTAACTCTCCAGCCATAACTAGATTTTCGCTTTACGTCAACTTAACCACCTCCGTTCTCACGGCCGGAACCCCTCCCCGGGCACCCAGCTGTCCTCTAACCGTCCAGCcttcatcctgggttgtcccacAGCCAAGCCCTTAGCCGCGCACTCCCTGGAGCCTTAGAGACCCTCCCGGGGACACTCGAACGCCTCCCTTCGCACCCAAGTCCCCGATAGCGCCCAGCCCGAGCCCCGTCCCTCCTCACTCAGCCCTTTCCACGACTCCTCGCTCCCTTCCCACCCGCCGCCCCGGCCCGGTCTCCCGCGCACCCCGCGGGCCGTTGGTACCGCTCCGCCCCACCTCCCGGCGCGCGCCCCCGCTCCGGTCCTCAGTGCGCAGGCGAGGTGGCGAGAGAAGGCCGCACGGGTAGGGTGGGGAGCCCGACCGGCCCTTCACGCGCCCGCTCGCACGTACCCGCCTCCGCTGTCTCGCACGCCCCGGGGCCGGACCCGGACCCGGGCCGCAGCTCCCCTTGCGCGGCCACCCTACCGCTGCGCCCTCTCTAGCTCCCGCCGTCACCTCTCGCCTGCTCCGCAGCCTCGCTCTCGCCCCCGATCGCCCGCAGCaacgcccctcccaccttcctccttgGCCGCCGCGCGGATGGCCGAGTGCGCCCAATCGTCGTCCGTCTGGCCTCTGCCGTTGGACCAATCGACGCTCACGTCTCCGACCCCTGGACCAATAGTATCGGGCGTTGGGCTCCCTCCGCAGCACCCAACCAATCCTCCAGCGACGTTTTCTCATTGGCCCGCCCCCGACTGATAGGGCCCGCCCCCACCGATAGGGCCCGCCTCCTTACGCCCTCTGAAGGATGTTCCTCCTGCACCTCCTCCTCGACCCCTCTTGACGGCTCGAGAAGGGAAAGCGGCGCGATGACGTCAGGTGGCGGAGCGACGCTTCTGGCGCCATCTTGGGGCCGCTGGGCGGGAGGCGGGTCGTTCTCCAAGGGGAAAGTAggggaaattgaggcacaaaCACCAGGAGGGCGGCGGAGGCGGGGAAGCTGAGGCTTAGGAATCCctgaagaagaaagggagagagcgAAGCTCTGGTCAGCGCGAAGGGGAAGCTGTAACACCAATTGcatggaagaagaaaaaggggaaatCAAGGCTCTAGACTTACTTTGTTAGAGAAGAataaaggcagaaagaaagaagggaagaaaaaccGAGGGACCcttgagggaagggagaggaagaaatgTCGGAGGAAAAGCACGAATAGGAAGTCTGAGCGAGCAAGGAAGATATGAAGGATAAGGGAGGAAATGGAAGTTGGAAGGAGAAaccggaaaatccaggaggggcatttgttttgttttcctatcGTGAATATTTAATAAGCGGCTGTAGTATGCCAAGTCAAGGTTAATCTTTGTAGGGATAGAGAAGGAACAGGAAAAGTGTGTGCCCTCCTGGATTTTAATTTCTGAGAATATAAAAGTTATCaggttcagggcttccctggtggctcatccaggggttaagaatccgcctgccagtgcaggaggcacacgTTGCATTCCTGATCTGAGAATGTCCCACATGCATCGGGGCAGGTAGGCCAGAGGAcagtaactactgagcctgtgctctgactcaagagaagctaccacaaagAGACGCCTGTGTACTGCaaatagagagtagcccctgctccctacaactagagaaagcccacatataGCAAGgccaagtgcagccaaaaataaatattttaagaaaagaaaagatctgTAGACAGCCAGTGGCAGTAgttgtaaagaaaataaagcagagcaaCAGAGGACATGGACTGATCTTGGATGGCAGGGAGGGTCTCTCTCAGGTCGCTGAGGAATGACAGGAAGGAGCCAGGAAGGAAACTGCTGTGGGAGTGGGGAAGATACCCACATGGATCCTCATTTTTCCCCAAACCCCTTTCAACTCAGGCTCTGGTCCAGGAGACTTTCAAAGTAAACCAAGTCCAGGACAGTGACATTCCTGCCTTCATTATCAAGGCTTTCAGAGCCAGGAGAGAGGAGATGGCAATGGGAATCTCCCaggccccttctctccctgccatgATACCCCTTGGCTTCCTCTGGCCCAGGCCAGAGGTCTGAATTCCTACCTTTTGGGAAATCTCACATACTGAAGAGTCGCTAAGGTCTCAGGCCAGGCCAGCTAGCTCTGGCAGTTCCATTTGAAGAAACAAGATGTGTAGATGGGTACATGACCTGAAAGACAGCCAGGGTGAGAACCTGAAGCTGGTGACCCTATAGTGTCTGGACTGTATTCCACTTTCTTTTAGGGTGCTCTTTTTCCAGGCTGATGGCCCAGAAGCTCAGGAAGGCTGGAATCCCCATATGTTTGAGGAGCTCTGGCCTACTCACATCCCCTTATGGATGGCTCTCAGGGCCTTGGAAGCAAGTTGCCGCCCACCCAGCCCTGCAGTTGCCGGAGCTACTCTACTCCCCAAGGACAGGAGGGGACCTGCAAGAGATTCAGTTGTTCTAattgcttcccctccccccattgctaaatgtccaccaacagatgaatggataaagaagatgtggtatatatacacagtggaatactactcagccataaaagatgaaataatgtaAATTTGCAGCAATATGTATGGAATCAGAGTTTATCATAGTAAGTCAACTAAGAGGAAGACAAATGCTATGTGATATAACTTATACatagaatctaaaacatgacacaacAGAAGATATCCATGGAGcaaacaggctcacagatacagagaacagacctgtggttgccaagcaggtggggtgggggagtgaaAGATTGGGAGCCTGGAATTAGCAGataaaaactattatatataggatggataagcaacaaggacctactatatcgCACAGGGAATTCCATTCAAtagcctgtgataaaccataatggaaaagaatatgaggggacttccctggtggtccagtggttaaaatctgccttccgatgcaggggatgcaggttcaatccctggtcagggagttaagatcccacacaccttggggcatctaagcccatgcaccacaactatagaGTCCGTACACTGcaaatgaaagatcctgcatgctgcaactaaaaccgaACATAgccaaatatataataataaaatgttaagaatattaaagcatatatatgtatatctgaatcactttgctgtacagaaaaaattaacattgtaaatcagcttcAAAAAAGTTGTCCAAGTTATTTTTATTAGGATCTCAAatgcttcctttttaaaacaatttattttggctgtgcagcATGCAGGAACTTAGTTTCCAACGTAGGGATAGAACTAATACCTCATGTATTGGAAGCATTGagccttaaccactagaccactagggaagtccctatgctCCGTGCTTTCCGTGCATTTTCCGACATAATCCTATCAATAACTCTAGAAAGGAGGAACTAATGTTCTCACTCTAGAGAGAAAGTGaggttcagagaaattaaataacatgTCTCATCATTAGGAAGAGACCCAACCAGAATTCTAACCCAGGAGTTCACTCCAAGATCTACACTCTTAGCTCCCACTCAGGTGGGACATCCAAAGCATCATACCAAATGGATGAATGCattgcacgcatgctaagtcacttcagttgtgtctgactctgccaccctatgGAGAAGGCTCTCAATGGCCTAGTTTGAGCCCGTCCCCATCTCTGAACCAATCCCTGTGGCCAGGACGATGTGGTtctttgatcctgggtcaggaatcaaTCAGTCCTGGGAACCATATGGTTCTCTGAGGGAACGTTCAAGTTCTGCCTTGGGGATGGGCACTGAGCAGGTGAAAACAAGACTCTGTCCGCCTCCCAGCCTGGAGATACATGCATgtataaggagaaagaaaagggaagaaagagagccAGTTAATGCAACAGAGGAACAGTGTTTGGGGTGTAGAGCGTAGAGGGAACCGTGGCTGTGGATTCAGGGTAGAAGGGATGTTGGATGAACCCtaggtggttgttgtttagtcactaagtcgtatcagactcttgtgatcctatggactgtagtccaccaggctcttctgtccatggcatttcccaggcaagatactggagtgggttgccatgcacctcctccaggggatcgtcctgaaccaggactcaaaccaacgtctcttacatctcctgcatcggcaggtgagttctttaccactagtgccatctggaaagTCCAGATGAATGCATTATTGCCTTCAGGGTGAAATCATCAGGGGCAGGAACCAGATAACCTGGAAGGCCTGGAAGCTAGACTCAGCCTTTGGGGTTCCATGCTCTTGGGCAGATTCTCACTCTTGcagaggcctcctttccccacttGAAAACGGAAGGGTCCAGCTTGACTTATCTTTCTGCTTATACCTTCAGCTTGGAATTCCCAGTTTATCTGGATTGACTAGGTCCCTTCACTTCAGATGATGCAGGAGTAAGCTGAGGCCTGCGTCAGTTTTTCTGGAGGTGGTGGCACAGGACTAGGGCATCTGAGACAGGATCAGCTTAGAGAGAATACCATTTTATGCTGGGATCCCTGCATAAGCAATGGCCTGGAGGCCACTGTAAATCTGGGCTTTCAGACCTAGCTGTTGGGGCTTCCTTAAATCCCATGAGGAGGGGTATGCAAAGTCAGAGGCCCTTCAGGGTCAAATATACATGTCAGATGTATGTTGGGGCCACCCCATATGCCAGCTGCAGAGGGACTTCTGTGCCAGGCCAGCGTGAGATTTGCCACGTGCCGACTGTGTGCCTTCTTGCGAGGCATGCAGTCACGTGTGCTGGGGGCTGCACGTGAGTGCTTTAGTGTCTCCTCCCCATCACGAGCattgggggtggtggtgagtCACGGACTCAGCCTTCAGCGCCAACTGTCATGTTCCTTCCCCCCAAATTCACCCCCCACCCAGCCGTGCaccacccacccccactcctGCTTCTCTGCCATCCCCCTGCCCTGCTCAGCTCTCTCCAGGAGGGAGGGAGTCTCCCACTTCTGTAGGCTCTGCCCTCCAGCTCCCTGCCCTTTCCCACTGCCTCTATGCTTGGGTGGGTgactctcctccccacccactcAGGTCCCCGGGATTGCTCTGCTTCATGGAGAATTCCCCTACTGACCACCCATCCCTGCATCTCCATGGGGGCTATTTCTGTTTCTCGGGGCTACTCCCTCGTTCCCACAGGCCCGCTGTGCCTGCCTCAGCGGGTCCTTTGGGTCCTCATTCTGCCTCTCTGGATTTTCTGGCCTCTGTGGGCCCCCCTCCAGGTCCACGGCCAGCTCCCCCTTTCCCTGGCCCTCCTCCCAGTCTCCGTGATGTCCACCCTTGTTCCAGTCTCTGTGGGCCTCTTCTCCGGTCACCCCAGACCGCTCCCCATGTCTTCTGTGCCCGAAGGCCTCATTCAACCAGCTTCCCTCTGTCCCCCTCTTCACGAGGGGGGACAGAGTGCCCCAGGGGCTCTCTGGGTCCACCAGCTGCCCTCGCCTTCAAGGTCCTTAGCTTGTCTCTGTGGTCTGCTCCCTTGTCTCGACGGCCCTTTCTTTGCGCTGGGCTTCTTCCTGTCCTTGTCCTTGTGGGCTTTGTGGACCCTGGTCCACCTCTGTGGCTCTTGATGGCTGTCTTgccatttctctgcatttttcttCATCTCCGTAGCCCTCTCCCCCAGCTGCACGGCCTTCTCCCCAGGTCTCCCTGCCTCTCAGTCTCTGTCTCCTGTGGGCGCCTGTGCCCAAGGGCTGCCCGGGCAGGGCG from the Capra hircus breed San Clemente chromosome 18, ASM170441v1, whole genome shotgun sequence genome contains:
- the ZNF574 gene encoding zinc finger protein 574; this translates as MTEESEETVLYIEHRYVCSECNQLYGSLEEVLMHQNSHVPQQHFELVGVADPGVTVAAEAASGTGLYQTLVQESQYQCLECGQLLMSPSQLLEHQELHLKMMAPQEAVPAEPAPKAPALSSSTIHYECVDCKALFASQELWLNHRQTHLRATPTKPPTPVVLGSPVVVGSPVGQTRVAVEHSYRKAEEGGEGAAVPSAAATTTEVVTEVELLLYKCSECSQLFQLPADFLEHQATHFPAPAPESEEPVLQQETLTPAPVEVPVSQPEPVPSSDHSYELRNGEALGRDRRGRRARRNNSGEPGGAATQELFCSACDQLFLSPHQLQQHLRSHREGVFKCPLCSRVFPSPSSLDQHLGDHSSESHFLCVDCGLAFGTEALLLAHRRAHTPNPLHSCPCGKTFVNLTKFLYHRRTHGVGGVPLPTTPVPPEEPILGFPEPAPAETGEPEAPEPPVAEESSAEPTAPGTYRCLLCSREFGKALQLTRHQRFVHRLERRHKCSICGKMFKKKSHVRNHLRTHTGERPFPCPDCSKPFNSPANLARHRLTHTGERPYRCGDCGKAFTQSSTLRQHRLVHAQHFPYRCQECGVRFHRPYRLLMHRYHHTGEYPYKCRECPRSFLLRRLLEVHQLVAHAGRQPHRCSSCGAAFPSSLRLREHRCAAAAAQAPRRFECGTCGKKVGSAARLQAHEAAHAAAGPGEVLAKEPPAPRAPRAARTPIASPPPLGSVAPATPAAPARRRGLECSECKKLFSTETSLQVHRRIHTGERPYPCPDCGKAFRQSTHLKDHRRLHTGERPFACEVCGKAFAISMRLAEHRRIHTGERPYSCPDCGKSYRSFSNLWKHRKTHQQQHQAAVRQQLAEAEAAVGLAVMETAVEALPLVEAIEIYPLAEAEGVQISG